One genomic segment of Flavobacteriaceae bacterium includes these proteins:
- the scpA gene encoding methylmalonyl-CoA mutase, translated as MARKNLDHLTLKKDKSSAIKFRHEGFAAGIAPNLRGPYTTMYVRRPWTIRQYAGFSTAEESNVFYRRNLEAGQKGLSVAFDLVTHRGYDSDHERVQGDVGKAGVAVDSVEDMKILFNRIPLDEISVSMTMNGAVLPILAFYIVAAEEQGVQKEALSGTIQNDILKEFMVRNTYIYPPAPSMRIIADIFKFTSNHMPKFNSISISGYHMQEAGATPEIELAYTLANGLAYVEKGLEAGIDIDRFAPRLSFFWAIGMDHFKEIAKLRAGRMLWAKLMKQFHPKNPKSLALRTHCQTSGWSLTEQDPFNNVARTTIEAMAAVFGGTQSLHTNALDEAIALPTDFSARIARNTQIYLQQETAITKTVDPWGGSYHVEKLTEEIANNAWELILEIDELGGMIKAIEKGIPKMRIEEAAAKKQAKIDSGQDIIVGVNKYQLKEEDPLHILEIDNEAVRNAQIARLHKLKGNRNPEKVKQSLHNLTACATSGDGNLLDLAIQAARERATLGEISNALEAVFGRHKAIHKTISGVYSREIKDDKLFKEASELADMFARLEGRRPRIMIAKLGQDGHDRGAKVVATGYADLGFDVDIGPLFQTPQEAAKQAVENDVHILGISSLTAGHKTLVPQLIKELKNYGREDIMVIVGGVIPPQDYQFLFDAGAMGVFGPGTKIAQTAIDLIRILIDSIADA; from the coding sequence ATGGCACGAAAAAACCTGGATCATTTAACATTAAAAAAAGATAAATCGTCTGCAATAAAATTTAGGCACGAAGGCTTTGCCGCGGGCATAGCACCCAATTTACGCGGGCCGTATACTACTATGTATGTCCGCAGGCCGTGGACCATAAGGCAATATGCCGGATTTTCTACGGCAGAAGAAAGCAATGTTTTTTACAGGAGAAATTTGGAAGCCGGCCAAAAAGGACTTTCAGTTGCCTTTGACCTAGTCACTCACAGGGGATATGATTCTGATCACGAGAGAGTCCAGGGAGATGTAGGCAAAGCAGGAGTAGCGGTGGACTCCGTAGAAGATATGAAAATCCTGTTTAACCGGATTCCCTTAGATGAAATATCGGTTTCTATGACTATGAACGGAGCGGTATTACCCATCTTGGCATTCTATATTGTTGCCGCAGAAGAACAAGGAGTACAAAAAGAAGCGCTCTCAGGTACTATCCAAAATGATATTTTAAAAGAATTTATGGTTCGTAATACCTATATCTATCCTCCTGCACCTTCTATGAGAATCATCGCTGATATTTTTAAATTTACGAGCAACCACATGCCAAAATTTAATTCAATTTCTATTTCGGGTTATCACATGCAGGAAGCAGGCGCCACTCCGGAAATTGAATTGGCCTATACTTTGGCAAACGGATTGGCATATGTTGAAAAAGGATTGGAGGCCGGTATAGATATAGATCGTTTTGCACCTCGTCTGTCTTTCTTCTGGGCCATTGGCATGGACCACTTTAAAGAAATAGCAAAATTAAGAGCCGGAAGAATGTTGTGGGCAAAACTAATGAAGCAATTTCATCCTAAAAACCCAAAATCTTTAGCTTTAAGAACTCATTGCCAAACCAGTGGCTGGAGTTTGACCGAACAAGATCCTTTTAATAATGTTGCCAGAACGACCATAGAAGCCATGGCTGCCGTCTTTGGAGGCACACAAAGTTTGCATACCAATGCACTGGACGAAGCCATTGCTTTACCTACGGATTTTTCAGCGAGAATTGCAAGAAACACTCAAATCTATTTACAACAGGAAACAGCTATTACAAAAACCGTAGACCCATGGGGCGGTAGTTATCATGTGGAAAAATTGACCGAAGAAATTGCCAATAACGCATGGGAACTAATCCTGGAGATTGATGAATTAGGTGGGATGATTAAGGCCATCGAAAAAGGTATTCCAAAAATGAGAATTGAAGAAGCCGCTGCAAAAAAACAAGCAAAAATAGATAGCGGACAAGACATCATTGTTGGAGTAAATAAATACCAATTAAAAGAAGAAGACCCATTACATATCCTGGAAATAGATAATGAAGCCGTACGAAATGCTCAAATAGCACGGCTACATAAGCTAAAAGGAAACAGGAACCCGGAAAAAGTGAAGCAATCCTTGCACAATTTAACTGCTTGTGCAACATCAGGTGATGGAAATTTATTAGATTTGGCAATACAAGCAGCCAGAGAAAGAGCCACTTTAGGCGAGATTTCCAACGCCTTGGAAGCTGTATTCGGAAGGCATAAAGCCATCCATAAAACCATATCCGGCGTGTATAGCAGAGAAATAAAAGATGATAAGCTATTCAAAGAAGCCTCTGAACTGGCAGATATGTTTGCCCGGTTAGAAGGCAGAAGGCCCCGCATTATGATTGCCAAACTGGGGCAGGACGGGCATGACAGAGGAGCAAAAGTAGTGGCTACAGGCTATGCGGATTTAGGTTTTGACGTAGACATCGGCCCCCTGTTTCAAACACCGCAGGAAGCAGCAAAACAGGCTGTAGAAAATGATGTACATATTTTAGGGATTTCCTCCCTGACAGCAGGCCATAAAACCTTAGTCCCTCAATTAATAAAAGAGCTTAAAAATTACGGTAGAGAAGATATTATGGTGATTGTCGGAGGTGTGATTCCTCCCCAAGATTATCAATTCCTATTTGATGCCGGTGCTATGGGTGTATTTGGACCCGGAACCAAGATTGCACAAACTGCTATTGATTTGATTCGCATTTTAATTGATTCCATAGCAGATGCTTAG
- a CDS encoding LysM peptidoglycan-binding domain-containing protein, which yields MKGIKILIAFLVFAIAASCGQQKKYISYTVKKGETMKVIAKRLDMKTRDLLRLNPDVGRKPSPNTIIIIPNKDFIAPPPKDTLKIAQVVLDSLKLNMGELEKEYLTHTVKKGDTYYNLTRRYNVSENTLNKLNPELVTEDLKLGMVLKIKPVEENEIVFYKDTVREGISLKLAMLLPFKAVEFDTIAAKDIFGVNRLANITTDFYLGAEIAIDSLRNQGVAIEVSLFDTGKKNSKIRDIINENDLDENDVIIGPMYSDEAMILASKVRTEAIFPVYSKNQEGFASSGLIKTYADKEVHQKIMLAHIDAVYSNENILIIGDSTATSIKKADEIQSVLLKNDSITEAKIIHATNGFIRKDYIINALKAEVENWVILATHKSAIASDAINSLISLPTEEENGEENEDDNKKEKKKNSNEPEMQILPEDTVVKIFACDKSTTYDKIDNTKLAKLGFTFTSDIFADDTSVAANVFNKKYQEKNHTYPSYYATKGFDITYDILARLASGDDLKETFQKGTSYRLESKFEFSKELFTTSDNNGIFIIQYNPDLTTTRIR from the coding sequence ATGAAAGGAATTAAAATACTTATTGCTTTTCTGGTTTTTGCAATAGCTGCCTCTTGCGGCCAGCAAAAAAAGTACATTTCTTATACGGTTAAGAAAGGAGAAACCATGAAAGTCATTGCTAAGAGGTTAGATATGAAGACCCGGGACTTATTGCGTTTAAACCCTGACGTAGGGAGAAAACCAAGCCCGAATACCATCATTATCATTCCGAATAAAGATTTTATAGCCCCCCCCCCCAAAGATACCCTGAAAATAGCACAGGTTGTTTTGGATTCTTTAAAGCTCAATATGGGCGAGTTAGAGAAAGAGTATTTAACACATACGGTCAAAAAAGGAGATACCTACTATAACTTAACCCGACGTTATAATGTTTCCGAGAATACGTTAAATAAACTGAACCCGGAATTAGTTACTGAAGATCTAAAATTAGGTATGGTTTTAAAAATAAAACCTGTTGAGGAGAATGAAATAGTATTTTATAAGGATACTGTCAGGGAAGGTATATCGCTAAAACTTGCAATGTTACTGCCATTTAAAGCTGTTGAATTTGATACGATTGCTGCAAAAGATATATTTGGTGTTAACCGATTAGCAAATATTACCACAGATTTCTACCTGGGAGCGGAAATTGCAATCGATTCTCTTCGAAATCAAGGGGTAGCTATAGAGGTGTCTCTATTTGATACAGGGAAAAAGAATTCGAAAATCAGAGATATTATTAATGAAAATGACTTGGATGAAAATGATGTAATCATTGGTCCTATGTATTCTGACGAAGCAATGATTCTTGCTAGTAAAGTAAGAACAGAGGCGATATTTCCGGTTTATTCAAAAAATCAAGAGGGTTTTGCATCTTCCGGACTCATCAAAACATATGCAGATAAAGAAGTGCATCAAAAAATAATGTTGGCACATATTGATGCTGTTTACAGTAATGAGAATATTTTAATTATTGGAGATAGTACGGCCACATCTATAAAAAAAGCAGATGAGATACAATCTGTTCTTTTAAAAAATGATTCCATTACGGAAGCCAAGATCATACATGCTACAAATGGTTTTATTCGTAAAGATTATATAATTAATGCGTTAAAAGCAGAAGTAGAAAACTGGGTGATTTTAGCAACTCATAAAAGCGCAATTGCCTCTGATGCTATTAATAGTTTGATTAGTTTACCAACGGAAGAAGAAAACGGAGAGGAAAACGAAGACGACAATAAAAAAGAAAAAAAGAAAAACAGTAATGAACCGGAAATGCAAATATTGCCTGAAGATACGGTTGTTAAGATTTTCGCATGTGATAAATCTACTACTTATGATAAAATAGACAATACGAAATTAGCAAAATTAGGATTTACGTTTACTTCTGATATTTTTGCAGATGACACTTCTGTGGCGGCTAACGTTTTTAATAAGAAATACCAGGAAAAAAACCATACCTACCCTTCTTATTATGCTACCAAAGGTTTTGATATTACCTATGATATTTTAGCACGTTTAGCATCCGGAGACGACCTGAAAGAGACCTTTCAAAAAGGAACCTCTTATCGATTAGAAAGCAAATTTGAATTTAGTAAAGAACTCTTTACTACATCTGATAATAATGGGATATTTATCATACAATATAACCCGGATTTAACAACTACCAGAATTAGATAA
- a CDS encoding T9SS type A sorting domain-containing protein, whose translation MRKIIRGVISLLVSGIFGVIQGQQMSVGSGGSVTVSAGNYVHVGGNLTVNASCSLTIQSNATASGSLIVTGTATGDITYERNIPTGGAVANDWYLVSPPVQSQSINSFVTNASNSVRTNGANYAVAIYNNANPVTRWEYYTTTNAPGAGNFTNGVGYSTSRGSAGNFTFTGTMAVTDVSATLMSTTTGIDYWFCIGNPYPSFLPGNNSAVLTNNVLQQNIGRLDTNRAALYVWDSSLSTPAYVAYNHASGSAFYLAPGQAFMVKTIDDSEMFTFTESFQSHQSGTDNFSRSVDTMPVIELELSNGSATKMTTIKYFSHTTTGLDIGYDAGTFDGGPGDSFSISTHLVSDSTGTDFMLQCLPDSNYETMVVPLSVNAGTGETLTFSAVSSNLPVGIYVYIEDSLTNEVTRIDDGSSYEVTLTETENGIGRFYLHTTQSVLDVEDLSLSNSISMYKTDATNLRITGLDAVGEASLRMYTITGREVFNHRFTALRINDIALPDSLGTGIYITEVESEQGRFTKKIIIE comes from the coding sequence ATGAGAAAAATAATTAGAGGCGTTATCTCTTTACTGGTGTCCGGGATATTTGGGGTAATTCAGGGGCAGCAAATGTCTGTTGGTTCCGGCGGATCGGTGACGGTTTCAGCGGGAAATTATGTACATGTAGGCGGTAACCTTACGGTGAATGCGTCGTGCAGTCTGACAATTCAATCGAATGCTACAGCAAGCGGTTCGTTAATAGTTACAGGTACCGCTACAGGAGATATTACATATGAGCGTAATATTCCTACTGGAGGTGCCGTTGCGAATGATTGGTATTTAGTATCTCCACCAGTTCAGAGCCAAAGTATAAATAGTTTTGTAACCAATGCTAGTAATAGTGTTCGGACAAATGGTGCTAATTATGCGGTTGCTATCTATAATAATGCTAATCCAGTTACGCGTTGGGAATATTATACTACTACCAATGCACCTGGTGCAGGTAATTTTACAAATGGTGTTGGTTATTCTACCAGTAGAGGATCTGCAGGTAATTTTACCTTTACAGGCACTATGGCCGTTACAGATGTATCCGCAACTTTAATGTCTACTACTACGGGGATTGATTATTGGTTTTGTATAGGGAATCCGTACCCTTCGTTTTTGCCTGGTAACAATAGTGCGGTTTTGACAAATAATGTTTTACAACAGAATATAGGTAGATTAGATACTAATCGTGCTGCTTTATATGTATGGGACAGTTCGTTATCGACTCCGGCCTATGTGGCTTATAATCATGCGTCTGGTAGTGCATTTTATTTGGCACCGGGTCAGGCTTTTATGGTAAAGACAATAGACGACAGTGAGATGTTTACATTTACTGAATCTTTTCAAAGCCACCAGAGTGGTACGGATAATTTTAGCAGGAGTGTTGATACTATGCCAGTTATAGAATTAGAGTTGTCTAATGGTAGTGCTACTAAAATGACGACAATTAAATATTTTAGCCATACTACAACGGGATTGGATATAGGGTATGATGCAGGAACTTTTGACGGTGGACCAGGAGATAGTTTCTCTATTAGTACACATTTGGTATCGGATAGTACGGGCACAGATTTTATGTTGCAGTGTTTACCGGACAGTAATTATGAAACTATGGTAGTTCCATTATCTGTAAATGCAGGTACCGGAGAGACTTTAACGTTTAGTGCAGTATCGTCTAATTTACCTGTAGGAATTTATGTGTATATAGAGGATTCGTTAACAAATGAAGTAACCCGGATAGATGACGGTTCGTCGTATGAGGTAACGCTAACGGAAACGGAGAACGGTATAGGACGTTTTTACCTTCATACGACTCAGAGTGTATTAGATGTGGAAGATTTGTCATTGTCAAATAGTATTAGTATGTATAAGACAGATGCTACAAACCTTAGAATTACCGGTCTGGACGCTGTTGGAGAGGCATCACTTAGAATGTATACGATTACCGGTAGAGAGGTATTTAATCATCGTTTTACTGCACTACGTATAAATGATATTGCATTACCAGATAGTTTGGGTACAGGCATTTATATTACTGAGGTTGAGTCAGAGCAGGGCAGGTTTACGAAGAAAATTATAATAGAATAA
- a CDS encoding DUF2892 domain-containing protein — MFHKNIKLVLAILAFSWSVYEFSQGHIMNGISIVLLAGIFILLYFKNEFILLAFLQLRKQNFAGAQKWLAYIKNPTTSLTKKQEGYYNYLHGIMLSQTNITQAEKYLRKAIRLGLSMNHDLAMAKLQLAGIAMTKRRKREAMNLMTEAKKLDKHGMLKEQMQMLKQQMKKI; from the coding sequence ATGTTTCATAAAAATATAAAATTAGTTTTAGCAATATTGGCATTTTCCTGGTCTGTGTATGAATTTTCCCAAGGTCATATTATGAATGGGATTTCTATCGTACTATTGGCAGGAATTTTTATACTTCTGTATTTTAAAAATGAGTTTATTTTACTTGCTTTTTTACAATTGAGAAAACAAAATTTTGCAGGTGCTCAAAAATGGTTGGCATATATCAAAAATCCGACAACTTCCCTGACTAAAAAACAAGAAGGATATTATAACTATTTGCATGGGATCATGTTGAGTCAAACCAATATCACTCAGGCTGAAAAATATTTGCGTAAAGCGATTCGTTTGGGATTATCTATGAATCATGATTTGGCTATGGCAAAATTGCAGTTAGCAGGAATTGCAATGACCAAAAGGCGCAAACGTGAGGCAATGAACCTGATGACCGAGGCTAAAAAACTGGATAAACATGGTATGCTAAAAGAGCAGATGCAAATGCTTAAACAGCAAATGAAGAAAATATAA
- a CDS encoding cytochrome C biogenesis protein, with translation MKKILDILYSTRLMAVLFLLFAATMGIATFIENDYGTQTAKVLVYNTWWFEAILAFFMINFFGNIFRYRLLRKEKWPVLMFHLSFIFIILGAGITRYISYEGIMLINEGETTDEFLSETTYVNIVVDNSKLQKAYHPKILLSAWGKNNWKYSDEFKDTPFHVALTKYLPWVKEEFIEDETGKEHLYLIESLGGSRHEHYIEKGTIENIHGILIGYDVPNTHANITIRKVNDTLKILSKSSGSFQVMATREKGMVTKDSLQIFRLRSLYNIDGLPFVIPQPPLKGSKQKISGPKDDKKFDQISLDISIGDETKSLDLIGGKFNYDGVQQIRVGGLNFRMWYGSRVFKTPFSIKLNDFQLEKYPGSESALSYASEITVIDEKETFDYRIYMNHILDQKGYKFFQSSYDLSGPVEQTHLSVNHDFWGTLVTYIGYSFLYTGLICMLFAKHTRFDMLKKTLAKIKKKKAALPVILFAFTGVATAQEHSNHARQSFTNRQIDSILKANIVDIKHAEEFNTLVVQDGGRMKPLHTFSSELVRKVSQSETFKGMQPSQVVLSILENPRFWFYVPIIYLERGNTKIRMLLNLEKDAKYASLADFFTPDGASKIGKQIQEAQKKKIQNKFEKDLIKIDRRVGLLYRAIGGSIFKFYPIPGNENNTWVSQLELNTSNFKVKDSSFVKQILPVYLQLLQTAKQTKNYTQATKVLRGIKNFQKKYGAAVYPSDRKIDMEIRYNKTRVFVQLSKYYGFVSLFLIFFVIFQIFNNYRWVHYLVKALIGIVIGLFIVHILGLGNRWYISGNAPWSNAYESIIYVAFAVMLFGLYMGKKSSLTIAAATFLAAIILAFAHQNWLDPEIASLQPVLISWWLLVHVSIIVASYGPFALAMILGILSLLLMIFTNEKNKEKLRLNIKELTVINEMSMTVGLVMLTIGNFLGGMWANESWGRYWGWDPKETWALISIMVYAFVLHMRLIPGLRSSYTFNLWSVIVFASIMMTYFGVNFYLSGLHSYASGDKVITPSSVYYSIGFVCIIGIFAWFKNKKYYS, from the coding sequence ATGAAAAAAATCTTAGATATACTCTATTCCACCCGTTTAATGGCTGTATTATTTCTCTTATTTGCTGCCACAATGGGAATCGCTACTTTTATAGAAAACGACTACGGAACACAGACCGCTAAAGTCTTGGTATACAATACCTGGTGGTTTGAAGCCATTCTGGCTTTCTTTATGATTAATTTTTTTGGAAATATCTTCAGATATCGTTTGCTTAGAAAAGAGAAATGGCCTGTTTTAATGTTTCACCTGTCTTTTATATTCATCATTCTAGGAGCAGGCATCACCAGATATATTAGTTATGAAGGTATTATGTTGATTAACGAAGGAGAAACTACTGATGAATTTCTTTCGGAAACCACCTATGTAAATATAGTTGTTGATAATAGTAAACTACAAAAAGCATATCATCCTAAAATACTATTATCTGCCTGGGGTAAAAATAACTGGAAGTATAGCGATGAATTTAAAGACACTCCTTTTCATGTTGCGCTAACAAAATACCTCCCTTGGGTAAAAGAAGAATTCATAGAAGATGAAACCGGCAAGGAACATCTTTACCTGATAGAATCATTGGGAGGGAGCCGTCATGAACATTATATTGAAAAGGGAACAATAGAAAATATTCACGGAATCTTAATCGGGTATGATGTACCAAATACTCATGCAAATATTACCATTAGAAAGGTAAACGACACGCTTAAAATTCTGAGTAAAAGCTCCGGGAGTTTTCAGGTGATGGCCACCCGGGAAAAAGGTATGGTTACCAAAGACAGTTTACAAATCTTCCGGTTGCGATCTTTATACAACATAGACGGGTTGCCTTTTGTCATTCCCCAACCTCCTTTAAAAGGTTCAAAGCAAAAAATAAGCGGCCCTAAAGATGATAAAAAATTTGATCAAATCAGCCTGGACATCTCAATAGGCGATGAGACCAAATCTCTTGACCTGATAGGAGGAAAATTTAACTATGACGGGGTGCAACAAATACGCGTGGGCGGATTGAATTTCAGAATGTGGTATGGTTCCAGAGTTTTCAAGACTCCGTTTAGTATCAAATTAAATGATTTTCAACTTGAGAAATATCCGGGTTCCGAAAGCGCACTTTCTTATGCCAGTGAAATTACGGTTATTGATGAAAAAGAAACTTTTGACTATCGTATTTATATGAATCATATCCTGGACCAAAAAGGATATAAGTTTTTTCAATCAAGCTACGATTTATCCGGTCCTGTGGAACAAACACATCTATCGGTCAATCATGATTTTTGGGGAACTCTGGTTACCTACATAGGGTATTCTTTCTTATATACTGGTCTTATTTGTATGTTATTCGCAAAACACACTCGTTTTGATATGCTTAAAAAAACACTGGCCAAAATCAAAAAAAAGAAAGCAGCCCTTCCTGTTATACTATTTGCTTTTACAGGAGTTGCAACTGCCCAGGAACATTCAAATCACGCTCGGCAAAGCTTTACCAACCGGCAAATAGATTCTATTTTAAAAGCCAACATCGTTGATATAAAACACGCGGAAGAATTTAATACATTAGTCGTACAAGATGGCGGACGGATGAAACCTTTGCATACATTTTCTTCCGAGTTGGTTCGGAAAGTCAGTCAATCAGAAACATTTAAAGGCATGCAGCCAAGCCAGGTGGTGCTCTCCATCTTAGAAAATCCAAGGTTTTGGTTTTATGTACCCATTATTTATTTAGAAAGGGGAAATACAAAAATCAGGATGCTTTTGAATCTGGAAAAAGATGCGAAATATGCCAGCTTAGCGGATTTTTTCACTCCGGACGGGGCCTCAAAAATAGGGAAGCAAATACAAGAAGCTCAAAAGAAAAAAATACAAAACAAATTTGAAAAAGATCTTATAAAAATTGACCGAAGAGTGGGATTGCTATATCGGGCAATCGGAGGAAGCATTTTTAAATTCTATCCTATACCCGGTAATGAGAACAATACTTGGGTTTCTCAGTTAGAGTTAAATACTTCTAATTTCAAAGTCAAAGATTCTTCTTTTGTGAAACAGATACTCCCTGTTTACCTGCAACTACTGCAAACAGCAAAACAGACCAAAAATTATACACAAGCAACAAAGGTATTAAGAGGTATTAAAAATTTTCAAAAAAAATACGGAGCGGCCGTATATCCGTCAGACAGAAAAATTGATATGGAAATTCGATATAATAAAACCAGGGTTTTTGTGCAACTTTCCAAGTATTATGGTTTTGTGAGCCTGTTCCTTATCTTTTTTGTCATCTTTCAAATATTTAATAACTACCGATGGGTACATTATCTTGTAAAAGCCCTTATTGGTATAGTGATAGGATTATTCATAGTACATATTTTAGGGCTTGGCAACAGGTGGTACATCAGCGGAAATGCCCCCTGGAGCAATGCCTATGAGTCTATTATTTATGTAGCTTTTGCAGTAATGTTGTTTGGGTTGTATATGGGCAAAAAATCATCTTTAACCATAGCTGCCGCTACTTTTTTAGCTGCTATCATTCTGGCTTTTGCACATCAAAACTGGTTAGATCCTGAAATTGCAAGCCTACAGCCTGTTTTGATTTCCTGGTGGTTATTGGTACACGTATCTATTATTGTTGCGAGCTATGGCCCGTTTGCTCTGGCTATGATTTTAGGAATATTATCACTACTCTTAATGATTTTTACGAACGAAAAAAATAAAGAAAAACTAAGGTTGAATATTAAAGAGTTGACTGTTATTAATGAAATGTCAATGACGGTAGGATTGGTGATGCTAACTATCGGAAACTTTCTGGGAGGCATGTGGGCCAATGAAAGTTGGGGGCGCTACTGGGGTTGGGATCCTAAAGAAACCTGGGCATTGATCTCCATTATGGTATATGCCTTTGTCTTACATATGCGGTTGATCCCGGGATTGAGAAGTAGTTATACATTTAACCTATGGTCTGTTATCGTTTTTGCTTCCATTATGATGACCTATTTTGGAGTAAATTTCTATTTGTCCGGTTTACATTCTTATGCCAGTGGTGATAAAGTAATTACTCCTTCTTCTGTGTACTACTCCATAGGCTTTGTATGTATCATTGGGATTTTTGCCTGGTTTAAAAACAAAAAATATTATAGTTAA
- the guaA gene encoding glutamine-hydrolyzing GMP synthase, with product MQQDKVLILDFGSQYTQLIARKVRELNIYCEIHPYHTLSGNSSDYKAIILSGSPFSVRSENAPHIDLSKIRGRQPLLGICYGAQYLSHFFGGKVTPSVTREYGRANISFIENSEPFFEGITEGSQVWMSHSDTIKELPANAVRLASTADVENAAYRIEGEQTYGIQFHPEVYHTIHGKQFLKNFLVTIAGTAQSWTPASFVETTIANLREKLGNDKVVLGLSGGVDSSVAAVLLHKAIGKNVYCVFVNNGLLRKNEFENVLKQYEGMGLNVKGVDASARFMKALIGLKDPEEKRKAIGNTFIDVFDDEAHQIQNVKWLAQGTIYPDVIESVSVNGGPSATIKSHHNVGGLPDFMKLKIVEPLRMIFKDEVRRVGASMNMNKKLLGRHPFPGPGLAIRILGEVTAEKVSILQEVDALFIDGLKESRLYDTIWQAGAILLPVDSVGVMGDERTYEKVVALRAVESTDGMTADWVHLPYEFLQKITNNIINKVKGVNRVVYDISSKPPATIEWE from the coding sequence ATGCAACAAGATAAGGTACTTATTTTAGATTTTGGATCGCAATATACGCAATTGATTGCAAGAAAAGTAAGAGAGTTAAATATCTATTGTGAAATACATCCTTACCATACATTATCCGGAAATAGCAGCGATTACAAAGCAATTATTCTATCCGGAAGTCCTTTTTCGGTAAGATCCGAAAACGCACCGCATATAGATTTGTCAAAGATACGAGGCAGACAACCTTTATTGGGAATTTGTTACGGGGCACAATATCTGTCACATTTTTTTGGAGGGAAAGTCACTCCTTCGGTTACAAGAGAATATGGTAGGGCCAATATATCATTTATTGAAAATAGCGAACCCTTTTTTGAAGGTATTACGGAAGGGAGCCAAGTATGGATGAGTCATTCGGATACGATTAAAGAATTACCCGCTAATGCTGTTCGTCTGGCGAGTACTGCTGATGTCGAAAATGCAGCATATAGAATTGAAGGGGAGCAGACCTATGGTATTCAATTTCACCCGGAGGTATATCATACAATTCACGGTAAGCAGTTTTTAAAAAATTTTTTAGTGACTATTGCAGGAACTGCACAGTCGTGGACACCCGCTTCTTTTGTTGAAACAACCATAGCAAATTTAAGAGAAAAATTGGGGAATGATAAGGTGGTTTTAGGATTATCGGGGGGAGTGGATTCCAGTGTAGCTGCTGTTTTATTGCATAAAGCCATCGGCAAAAATGTATATTGCGTTTTCGTAAACAACGGACTGCTTAGAAAAAATGAATTTGAAAATGTCTTGAAGCAATACGAAGGCATGGGATTAAACGTTAAAGGGGTAGATGCATCGGCACGGTTTATGAAAGCACTTATCGGGTTAAAAGATCCGGAAGAAAAACGGAAAGCCATTGGAAATACATTTATAGACGTTTTTGATGATGAAGCTCATCAAATACAAAATGTTAAATGGCTGGCACAAGGAACTATTTATCCTGATGTAATCGAATCTGTATCTGTAAACGGAGGGCCATCGGCTACGATTAAAAGCCATCATAATGTAGGAGGGCTGCCTGACTTTATGAAATTGAAGATTGTAGAGCCTTTGCGAATGATTTTTAAAGATGAAGTAAGAAGAGTGGGAGCATCAATGAATATGAATAAAAAATTGTTAGGACGCCATCCTTTTCCGGGACCGGGACTGGCTATTCGGATTTTAGGAGAAGTAACAGCAGAAAAAGTGAGCATTTTACAAGAAGTAGATGCTCTGTTTATAGACGGATTGAAAGAGAGCAGATTGTATGATACTATTTGGCAGGCCGGAGCTATTCTGTTGCCTGTAGACTCAGTAGGAGTGATGGGAGACGAGAGAACGTATGAAAAAGTAGTAGCTTTACGTGCCGTAGAAAGTACAGATGGAATGACGGCAGATTGGGTGCATTTACCGTATGAATTTTTACAAAAAATAACAAATAATATTATAAATAAGGTAAAAGGTGTAAATAGAGTAGTATATGACATTAGCTCTAAACCTCCGGCTACTATTGAATGGGAATAA